A genomic stretch from Mycobacterium paraterrae includes:
- a CDS encoding type II toxin-antitoxin system Rv0910 family toxin: MAQVDVSTTSRLSPESAWKLASDLSRFGDWMTIFGGWRGDVPDVIEEGTCISSLIKVKGFRNVIHWTVTRYDEPHAIELTGRGRGGIGITVAMRVSDNHPGSTFDLTADLGGGLLNGPVGRLVARLIASDVRKSVCNLASLE, encoded by the coding sequence GTGGCTCAAGTCGATGTCTCGACGACGTCGAGGCTGTCCCCCGAGTCGGCGTGGAAGTTGGCATCGGACCTGAGCCGATTCGGTGACTGGATGACCATCTTTGGTGGCTGGCGCGGCGACGTTCCAGACGTTATCGAGGAAGGGACCTGCATCTCGTCGCTGATCAAGGTCAAGGGATTTCGCAACGTGATCCATTGGACGGTGACGCGGTACGACGAGCCACACGCGATCGAACTCACTGGCCGCGGCCGTGGTGGGATAGGAATTACGGTCGCGATGCGGGTGAGCGACAACCACCCGGGGTCGACCTTCGATCTCACCGCCGATCTCGGCGGCGGCCTGCTCAACGGGCCGGTAGGGCGGCTGGTGGCCCGCCTCATCGCCTCAGACGTCCGAAAGTCTGTGTGCAACTTGGCTTCTCTCGAGTAA
- a CDS encoding DNA topoisomerase IB, whose translation MKLRKSNVGGAGLHRVRRGRGFSYVDDDRVGVADAEVLARIEGLVIPPAWKNVWISPHVNGHIQAVGTDAAGRRQYIYHERWQEERSEEKYERTLRLAKHLPDWRLALLVDLKRRGVARDRVLALAQHLIDQGYFRAGGEEYVDENGSYGLSTLLREHVHLKRGRVEFDYPAKSGVRRTISLEDPLVLRAVGSLLRAPATTPRLLAYQTSDGWSEVHADDINARFRELVGDEFSVKDLRTWHGTVLAAEAFAIAGDPTSKTARRREEAAVMRAVADQLGNTPAVARRSYVDPRVVTAYERGLTIASALRQAERKRSPEVRREVIERATARMINRVARAK comes from the coding sequence ATGAAGTTGCGCAAGAGCAACGTCGGCGGAGCGGGGCTGCATCGGGTGCGCCGCGGCCGCGGGTTCTCCTACGTTGACGACGATCGCGTCGGTGTTGCCGACGCCGAGGTGCTCGCGCGGATCGAGGGCCTGGTGATTCCTCCGGCGTGGAAGAACGTGTGGATATCGCCCCATGTCAACGGCCACATCCAGGCTGTCGGCACCGACGCGGCCGGACGTCGGCAATACATCTATCACGAACGCTGGCAAGAGGAGAGATCCGAGGAGAAGTACGAGCGCACGTTGAGGCTCGCCAAGCACCTGCCCGATTGGCGCCTCGCGCTGCTGGTCGATCTGAAGCGTCGCGGCGTGGCACGCGACCGCGTCCTTGCGCTCGCCCAGCACCTGATCGACCAGGGATACTTCCGCGCCGGCGGCGAGGAGTACGTCGACGAGAACGGTAGTTACGGCCTGTCGACCTTGCTACGCGAGCACGTGCACCTGAAGCGCGGCAGGGTCGAATTCGACTATCCCGCGAAAAGCGGTGTGCGTAGGACTATTTCGCTGGAGGACCCACTGGTGCTCCGAGCGGTGGGTTCGCTGTTGCGCGCCCCAGCCACCACGCCGCGTCTGCTTGCGTACCAGACGTCAGACGGTTGGTCGGAAGTCCACGCCGACGACATCAACGCGAGATTTCGCGAACTGGTGGGTGATGAGTTCAGTGTCAAGGACTTACGAACCTGGCACGGTACGGTGCTCGCCGCCGAGGCTTTCGCCATCGCCGGCGACCCGACATCTAAAACGGCCCGCCGCCGCGAGGAGGCGGCAGTCATGCGGGCAGTGGCCGACCAGCTGGGGAACACTCCCGCAGTGGCGCGCAGGTCATACGTCGATCCGCGCGTGGTCACCGCCTACGAGCGCGGGCTGACCATCGCGAGTGCGTTGCGTCAGGCCGAGCGTAAGCGCAGCCCGGAGGTACGGCGAGAAGTGATCGAGCGCGCCACCGCGCGAATGATCAATCGTGTCGCTCGCGCTAAATAG